The region ACCTTGCAGAGCATCGTTCAGGTACAGCTTCTGAAAAGCCTCTCACAGAGGACACAGAGGACACAGAGAACTTCAATCGCGCCTTCAGTTCCCTCTGTGTTCTCTGTGTCCTCTGTGTGATTCCAATCTGTTTGGAACCAGAACTATGCTCGGCAACCTGGTATGAGGCGCCGCGACATCGCCCCGGTCCAGCAGCGACGACGAAAGCAGAGCCCCCGCCGCGTCCGTCCGGCGGGGGCTCCTTCGCGTCGGGATGCCGGGCTGCCCGATCCGCGCTACTGCCGCACCACGCGGATGGCGTCGGCGGAGATCGTGCCGGCGTCGGCCAGGGAGCGGGACATCAGCACCTTGGCCCACCCCTACCTGGCCGAAGGGGCCCAGCGGAAGCCATGTCCCGTAAAGAGTCTGGACGGTCCGGTACGACCGCCTATCTTGCCCCTCGCCCCGCGGCGTGGCACAAATGTCCATTCCTCAACCGGAGTCCCCAGCGTGAGGATCGCGGTCCTGTCGAGCCTCTTCCTTCTCGCGGCCGGCTGCGCCCACGCCCAGACGCCCGCCGCACCGGGCGCGGCTCCGGCGCCGGACCGCCTGGCCCGGGTGCGCCGCGAGCTCGAGGCGCGCTACGACGAAAACGCCCGCGCCTTCATCGCCCAGGATACCGCCGCGGTCTATGCGCTGCGCGCCGCGGACTTCCACACCGAGACGCCCGACGGCCGCACGCACACCTTCGCCGACATGCGGGCGTACACGGAGCGGCTCTTCGCGATGATCGAGCGCTTCGACACGCTCACCTTCCGGATCGACAGCCTCACGCTGCGCGGCGACACGGCCGTGGCGGTCGTCTTCCAGCGCTCGAGCCGCCTCCAGCACCTGCCCGGCACCCCCGCGGGCGAGCTGCACCGGGTGAGCGCCGCCGTGATCCAGCGCGAGCAGTGGGTCCGCGGCCCCACGGGGTGGCTCCTCTGGCGGGTGGACCAGGTGCGCGACCAGGGGCTCTGGATCGACGGCGAGCTGCGGAGGCGGCCGGGCGGCTGATGCTGATCGACGATCTGCTTCGGTATTCGCGATCGAAGTTCCTGTAGGGGCGAGGCCTGCCTGAGGCCTGCCTCGCCCGGATGGCCGAAGGCCATCACGCGGCGACACGCCTGGCCCGCTTCGACGAGCGTTGGTGCTGCGACAGGCAGCGGGCGAGGCAGGCCTCGCCCCTACGAGCCCGATTACCGGATCAGATTATCAACTTATGTCACGCGCGATCGAGGCTGCGATGAGATTGGGGAAGTTGATGATCTTCGTGCCGGATCTCGGAGCGGCGAAGCGGTTCTACTCCGACGTGCTGGGATTTCCGCTCCGGGCGGAAGCCGAGGACCGGCTGGTCTTCGCGCACCCGGAGTGCGACCTCGTCGCCTTCCGGTGCGACCGGCCCGGCACGGTCGGCGACTATGCGAGGGAGGCCAGGTCGGTCTTCGTCTTCGAGGTGCCGTCCGTGGACGCGGCGATGCGGGACCTGACCGCGAAGGGAGTCGAGTTCCTGCACTGGGCGCCGGCGGAGAACTCGATGGGGCGCTACGCCGCGTTCGTCGACCCGTTCGGGATCGTGCACGAGGTCTTCGAGCCCAGGGCCGTGTAGCACCTCGATGAATATCGACATACATCTCTGATCTCCTCATTACTCTCGCGACGTTTGGCATTTCTTCGCCCGGTGCTTATCTTTGGGCCGTACCGCGAGCCGGCCCCCACACCGATCACCCTCCAATCTCCCCTGAACGCGGAAGCGGTATGACCGCAATCCGTTGCCGCGCCTGCACGTACCCAGCCGGGCGAAGTGTCCGGCGCGGGGCGGATGTCCTTCCGCACCCCTGACTCAAAAACCGGCGAGATGCTGTTCTCCCTCGACGACAAGCAGCGGCGCGACCTGTGGGGATTGAGCCTCCTCACGCTGGCGGTGCTCATCGCGCTGAGCCTGCTCCTGGGCGCGTTCGGCGAGCGCTACCCCGCCGACAACGTGGTGGGCCCCATCGGCCACTGGCTGCGCAACGCGCTGGTGGGCGGGCTGGGGGTGGGCGCGGTGGCGGTGCCGCTGCTCTGCGGCATCTGGGGGCTGGTGGCCTTCGAGAAGCTCGGCACCGAGCCGGCCGTGCGCTGGTCGGCGCTGGTCGCCGGGCTCACGCTCCTCCTCCCCGCCGCGCTCGCCGTCCTCGCCGACCCCGCGCCGCCGGCCGCCGGGGCGCTGGGCGCGGGGCTCGCCAGGGCGTTGACCTCCGTGCTCGGCAGCGTGGGCTCCGCGCTCGTCCTCTTCTTCCTCTTCGCCGCGCTGTGCGTGGCCACCGTGGGCTGGAACCCGCTGAGGAGCGCCGTCGGCGGCGGGCGGCTCGCCTGGGGGCACGCGCGCAAGGTGGCCGCGGCCGTCCCCGTGCCGCCGCTCAAGCTCCCCCTCCGCCGCGGCGCGCCGTCGGCCGAGACCGAGGAGGAGGAAGACGAGGGGTTCTACGAGGGCGGCGATCGGGAAGACTTCGACTGGCTGACCGGCGAGCCGGCGGCCGTCCCCGCCGGGGCCGTGGCCGCCCTGCCGGAGGTCGATCCCGAGGCCACCGTCGCCTCGCCGCCCGCGCCGGTGAAGACCAGGCGCGGCAGGCCGGTGCTGGCCGAGCAGGTGGACCTCCTGGCCGAGGCCGGCGACCCGGAGAGCACGGACCTCCCGGCGACCACGCTGCTGACCGCCGCGCCGGCGCGCGACGAGGCGAAGAGCCGCCAGGAGCTCGACAAGCTGGGCCAGGTGGTGATCGACAAGCTGGCCACCTTCAAGATCGACGGGCAGGTGGTGGGGATGACCACCGGGCCCGTGGTCACGCAGTTCGAGATCGAGCCCGCGCCGGGGGTGAAGGTGGCCCGCATCGCCAGCCTCGACGCCGACCTGGCGCTGGCGCTGCGCGCGCCGTCGGTGCGCATCGTGGCCCCGATCCCCGGCAAGGGCGCCGTGGGGGTCGAGGTGCCGAACCCCGCGCCCGAGATGGTCTTCTTCCGCGAGGTCATCGAGAGCCCGCAGTTCCGCGGCAGCAAGGCGCAGCTCCCCCTGGCGCTGGGGAAGGACATCGCCGGCCGCCCGCTGGTCGTCGACCTGGCCAAGATGCCGCACCTGCTGATCGCGGGCGCCACCGGCTCGGGGAAGTCGGTGTGCGTCAACACCCTGATCACCTCGCTGATCTTCCGCCACACGCCACAGACGCTCCGGTTCCTGATGGTGGACCCGAAGATGGTGGAGCTCAGCATGTACAACGACCTCCCCCACCTCAGGCACCCCGTCGTCACCGACAACAACGACGCCGCGGCGGTGCTCAAGTGGGCGGTGATCGAGATGGAGCGCCGCTACCAGCTGCTCTCCGCCAACGGGGTCCGCAACATCATGGACTTCAACGCGCGCCTGGAGAGCGGCGTCCCCATGCGCTCGCCCGACCCCGACGGCGACGAGGGCGACCCCGACCGCTGGACGTACCGGGGCGGGCGGCTGCCGTACATCGTGGTGATCATCGACGAGCTGGCCGACCTGATGATGACGGTGCAGGGCGAGGTGGAGAAGCCGCTGGCGCTGCTGGCGCAGAAGGCGCGCGCCATCGGCATCCACCTGATCCTGGCCACGCAGCGCCCCTCGGTGAACGTGATCACCGGCCTCATCAAGGCCAACTTCCCCAGCCGCATCGCCTTCCGCGTCTCGTCGAAGGTCGACTCGCGCACCATCCTGGACCAGAACGGCGCCGACGCGCTGCTGGGCAACGGCGACATGCTCCTGCTGCCGCCGGCCAGCAACGAGCCGATCCGGGTGCAGGGCGCCTACCTGTCGACGGAAGAGACCGAGACGCTGATGACGTGGTACCGCGAGCAGGCGCGCCTCCGCCGCGAGGCCTCCGAGGCCGCGGGCGCGGCGGCCGAGGAGCGGAGCGAGGAGGACATCCTGGAGGTGGTGCGCGCGCACGAGGGCGCGGCCGACGAGCTGGAGGCGGGCGACGACCCCAGCGACCGCGACAAGCTCTTCCGCGAGGCGGCGATGCTCTGCATCCAGCACCAGGGCGGGAGCACCTCGCTGCTGCAGCGGCGGCTGCGCATCGGCTACGGCCGCGCCGCGCGCATCATCGACCAGCTGCACCTGGCCGGCGTCCTGGGCCCGCCCGACGGCTCCAAGCCCCGCGAGGTGCTGGTGGATATCATCGGCTTGGACCAGATCGCGCCGGAAGACTGACAGCGGAATGACTGAGGCGGACGAACTTGTGGAACTCCGGCTGCGTCCCCGTCCGGCGGAAACCGTCGAGCTATCGATTCCCTTGAATGCACTCGCCACAATCCGGGATGTCGCAGCCGCACGCGACATGTCACCCGAAGCGCTGATGAGGCTGTACATCGGCCAGGGGCTGCGGCAGGACGTCTCCCGTTTGTTTGCGGAACGCATTCAGGCGGAAGACTAGACGCGCCAACGGGTTCCAGGCACGTGCCCAGCACGGCCTTTGCGTAAGGCGGGATTCGCATCCTTCAAGGAGGACCGATGCGAATCCCGCTTCTTGTTTTGCTGCTGGTCGTAAGCGCGCCAGCTGTCCGCGCTCAGGCGCCCGCTCCGGCTGACGATGTGGCCGAACAGCCGCGCGCGGCGCAGGTCGAGGAGAAACGGATCAGTGACGAAGAGGCCCGGAGGCTCGTCCTGGCCCCCCTCGCCGCCAGCCGGACGGCCGCGCGGGACGAGGCTGTGGTCGTGCGGCGGAAGCAGGCGGCGGCGGACGCGGAGAGCGCGGGCCGCGGCGAGGACTTCCTCTGGCAGGTGCTGCTGATCACCGTCAGCGCGATCATCACCGCGCTCGTCTGGAAGGCGATCAACGATTAACGAGGAAGGGAGGCGAGCGCCGGGCCGGAGCCGCGTCTCCCCCGCGCTCGTTTCAGTGCCCGTGCCGTACACATATAGCACAATGCGACGGGTTGCTTGCGCCCGATGTTCCGGCGCGTCAGAATAACCCTGAACTAACGTTCACCGCCCGCGGACCATCGCGGGCGGTTGCCGTCTCTCCCTCCCACCTCTCCCGGAAAGGACCCGCTTTGGCCGACAACCAGCTTCCCGCGCCGCAGCTCGTCGTGAACAGCCGGATGCTCTACACGAGCTGGATTCCCGAGGACTCCGAGGCCTGCGCGCGGCTCCTCCCGCACGCGCTCCAGCCCGCGGCGAACCACGCCGTCTACATGAACCAGTACGTCGTCGACTCGGCCGAGCAGACCACCGGCTTCGGCGCGTACTCGCTGACCTACCTGGGGCTGGACGTGGCGGACCACTTCGCCCCCGGCGGCGTCACTCCCGCGCGCTTCTTCACCCACTACTTCAACTCCTCGCCGGTGATGCGCGCGTACGCCAGCGAGCGCGGCGTGCCGGCCACCCCCGGGCGCACGACGCTCGAGGTCGCGGGCGGCGTCGCGACGGCCACCACCTACGTCGACGACCGGCCGATCATCCGCACGCGGGCCGAGGTGGGGGACGCCACCTCCGTCGCCGCCGGCCACCTGCGCTACATCACCGCGGTGCGCAACCGCCTGATCAGCGGCAACTACCCGTTCATCGGCGACCTGGTGAGCCCGTTCCGGGTGACCTCCGTCGAGTTCCTCGACCCCAGTCACCCCGTCTACGCGCTGCGCCCGAAGTCTCCGCTCGAGGCGGTGGCGGCGTCGTCGTTCTACGCCCCGCGCGACTCGTTCGTCTACCCCGGCGGCGAGGAAGACATGGGGCCCGCGGGCGGACAGGCCTGACGCGGACCGTCCACAGGTCCGGTGCGGCGCGCTGTTCACCGTGCACCGGTTCTGTGCGAAGCAACTCGAACCGCATGTCACGGAGGAAACGGAGTCGGCGGAGTACGACCAGCGGTTCCTCCGTTGACTCCGTTGACTCCGTGTGAGCCCTTTCAGGATCATCGGACGAAGACGGAGCGCCGCCGCGAGGGAGGATTTCGCGGCGGCGCTCTCCGTCTTATGGTTCCGGCGCCGCTGGATCTTTCGCCGATCCCAGTCTCTGTGAGGCCTTCATGACCGTTCGCGTGGAGAGGGACGGCCCCGTCACCGTCGTCTCGATCGACCGCCCCGAGGCGCGCAACGCGGTGGACCGCGAGACGGCGGAGGCGCTCGCGCGGGCGTTCCGCGAGTTCGACGGCGACCCGGCGGCGCGCGTGGCGGTGCTGCGCGGCGAGGGCGGCCACTTCTGCGCGGGGGCGGACCTGAAGAAGTTCGCCGCCGGCCAGGGAAACCGCGTGGAGCCGACGGGCGACGGGCCGATGGGGCCCACGCGCATGCGCATGTCCAAGCCCGTGATCGCCGCGCTCTCCGGGTACGCGGTGGGCGGCGGGCTGGAGCTGGCGGTCTGGTGCGACCTGCGGGTGATGGAGGAAGACGCCGTCCTGGGCATCTTCTCGCGCCGCTGGGGCGTGCCGATGATCGACGGCGGCAGCGTGCGGCTCCCGCGGCTGATCGGGCTGAGCCGCGCGCTCGACCTGATCCTGACGGGCCGCCCGGTCGGCGCGGACGAGGCGCTCGCCATCGGGCTGGTCCACCGCGTGGTCCCACCCGGCCGCGCGCGGGCCGCCGCCGTCGAGCTGGCGCGGCAGCTCGCCGCCCTGCCGCAGGCCGGCCTGAGCGTGGACCGGGCCTCGGCCTACGACCAGCTGGGCCGCGACTGGGACGAGGCGATGGCGGGCGAGTTCCGGCGCGGCAGCCAGGTCCTTCCCGAAGCCGCGGAAGGCGCCCGCCGCTTCGCCGGGGGCGCCGGCCGCCACGGCTCGTTCGAGAGGCCGGAGCCGTGAGGCGGTCCCCCGATTCGATCCAAACGATGGTCGTGTATCGCTCCGCGACACCCAACGTGCCACGCTGCACCGTCCTGTCCCGTCGCGCGGCGAGCGTTTTCTCCACAACGGCGGCGGACCGTGGAGCGAACTCATTGCGCCTCGGCATTTTGGAGGAAGCGTAAACAAACGTATGCGGAATGGACCGCCGTTTGCAGCGACCGCGGCCGTCCCTTCCCACGATAGTCCTCAGCCCAAGCAGTGCCATGAGACGCATCGCGCCGCTCCTCGCCGCGTCGTGCACCCTGCTCGTCGTAGCCGGGTGCACCGACCAGCGTGTCACCTCGCCCGGCCTGGACGCTGGCGGAGACGCCCGGCTCGCCGCCGCGCCCTGCACCGAGTGCGTGTACCTCACGGGCTCGCTCCCGGGGAAGAACAGCTCGCAGCTGCAGCCGGCCGGCGGGTCGTACCAGACCACGCAGTCGGGCACGCACCGGGGGTGGCTGCGCGGGCCGGCGGGGACCGACTTCTCGCTCGCGCTGGAGCGGCTGGAGAGCGGGCGCTGGCGCACCGTGGCGAAGGCCGACGCCTCCGGCTCGTCCGGCGAGTCGCTCTCCTACAACGCCGCCGCGGGCACCTACCGCTGGCGCGTCACCTCGAAGAACGGCGGCGGCGCGTACGAGCTCTGGATCCAGTACCCGGGCGCCGTCACGGGCGGCGTGCAGGTCGACACCATCGTCGTCACGCCCGCGTCGGCCTCGCTGCAGGTGGGCCAGTCGCTCGCGCTGGGCGCCACCGCCTATGACACCAACGGCAACGTGGTCGCGGGCGCGCAGGTCGGGTGGACGTCGAGCAACGCGGCGATCGCGAAGGTCGACGCGGCCGGCGTGGTGACGGGCGTGGCCGCCGGCGGCGCCACCGTCACCGCGTCGCTGGGCGGCGTCTCCACGCGCGTGCCGGTCACCGTGCTCGCCACGGACGGGGGCGGCGGCGGCGGAGGCACCTGGACGAGCATCAGCACCGGGCAGAACCACTCGTGCGGCGTCACCAGCACCGGGGCCGGCTACTGCTGGGGCGCCAACATGACCGGCGAGCTGGGGATCGGCACGATCGGCGACAGGCGCACTCCCACGCTGGTGGCGGGCGGGATCACCTGGCAGCACATCGACGGCGGCGACGACTTCTCGTGCGGGCTCGCCACCAGCGGCGACGCGTACTGCTGGGGCTACGGCTGGCACGGCCAGCTCGGCAACGGCGTGCTGGGCGGCGACCGCGTCACGGCCCCCACGCGGGTGGTCGGCGGGCTCAAGTTCAGCAGGGTCGACGCGGGGAACACCGGCAACTACCACGCGTGCGCGCTCAGCACCTCGGGCGCCGCCTACTGCTGGGGGAACAACAGCTACGGCCAGCTCGGCAACGGGCAGATCACCAACCCCTTCGGCTCGGCCTCGCCCGTGGCGGTGGTCGGCGGCCGCACGTACACGCAGGTCAGCGTGGGCCGCGACTTCACCTGCGCCATCGCCACCGGCGGCGCGCTCTACTGCTGGGGCGACAACGAGGTCGGCCAGCTGGGCGACGGCAACGGCGGCCCGTCGGTGCTGAGGCCGCAGCCGGTGCCCGTGGCGGGCGGGCGCACCTGGCAGTCGGTGGCCACCGGCGACAGCCACGCGTGCGGCGTCACCACCGCGGGCGAGGTGTACTGCTGGGGGCAGGACGCGTTCGGCGAGCTGGGCCAGGGCACGGCCGGCATCACCAGCTACGTGCCGGTGCGGGTCGCCGCCAACGCCACCTTCACGGCCGTGGGCGTGGGGACGTACCACTCCTGCGCCGTCAGCACGTCCGGGATGCCGTGGTGCTGGGGGTACAACGAGTTCGGCACGCTGGGGCGCGGGACCAGGGGCTCGACGAACCCCAACCCCACGCCGGTGCCCGTGGTCGGCAACGTGGCGTTCGCGGGGCAG is a window of Longimicrobium sp. DNA encoding:
- a CDS encoding VOC family protein; the protein is MRLGKLMIFVPDLGAAKRFYSDVLGFPLRAEAEDRLVFAHPECDLVAFRCDRPGTVGDYAREARSVFVFEVPSVDAAMRDLTAKGVEFLHWAPAENSMGRYAAFVDPFGIVHEVFEPRAV
- a CDS encoding DNA translocase FtsK, with the protein product MLFSLDDKQRRDLWGLSLLTLAVLIALSLLLGAFGERYPADNVVGPIGHWLRNALVGGLGVGAVAVPLLCGIWGLVAFEKLGTEPAVRWSALVAGLTLLLPAALAVLADPAPPAAGALGAGLARALTSVLGSVGSALVLFFLFAALCVATVGWNPLRSAVGGGRLAWGHARKVAAAVPVPPLKLPLRRGAPSAETEEEEDEGFYEGGDREDFDWLTGEPAAVPAGAVAALPEVDPEATVASPPAPVKTRRGRPVLAEQVDLLAEAGDPESTDLPATTLLTAAPARDEAKSRQELDKLGQVVIDKLATFKIDGQVVGMTTGPVVTQFEIEPAPGVKVARIASLDADLALALRAPSVRIVAPIPGKGAVGVEVPNPAPEMVFFREVIESPQFRGSKAQLPLALGKDIAGRPLVVDLAKMPHLLIAGATGSGKSVCVNTLITSLIFRHTPQTLRFLMVDPKMVELSMYNDLPHLRHPVVTDNNDAAAVLKWAVIEMERRYQLLSANGVRNIMDFNARLESGVPMRSPDPDGDEGDPDRWTYRGGRLPYIVVIIDELADLMMTVQGEVEKPLALLAQKARAIGIHLILATQRPSVNVITGLIKANFPSRIAFRVSSKVDSRTILDQNGADALLGNGDMLLLPPASNEPIRVQGAYLSTEETETLMTWYREQARLRREASEAAGAAAEERSEEDILEVVRAHEGAADELEAGDDPSDRDKLFREAAMLCIQHQGGSTSLLQRRLRIGYGRAARIIDQLHLAGVLGPPDGSKPREVLVDIIGLDQIAPED
- a CDS encoding crotonase/enoyl-CoA hydratase family protein, producing MTVRVERDGPVTVVSIDRPEARNAVDRETAEALARAFREFDGDPAARVAVLRGEGGHFCAGADLKKFAAGQGNRVEPTGDGPMGPTRMRMSKPVIAALSGYAVGGGLELAVWCDLRVMEEDAVLGIFSRRWGVPMIDGGSVRLPRLIGLSRALDLILTGRPVGADEALAIGLVHRVVPPGRARAAAVELARQLAALPQAGLSVDRASAYDQLGRDWDEAMAGEFRRGSQVLPEAAEGARRFAGGAGRHGSFERPEP
- a CDS encoding Ig-like domain-containing protein, giving the protein MRRIAPLLAASCTLLVVAGCTDQRVTSPGLDAGGDARLAAAPCTECVYLTGSLPGKNSSQLQPAGGSYQTTQSGTHRGWLRGPAGTDFSLALERLESGRWRTVAKADASGSSGESLSYNAAAGTYRWRVTSKNGGGAYELWIQYPGAVTGGVQVDTIVVTPASASLQVGQSLALGATAYDTNGNVVAGAQVGWTSSNAAIAKVDAAGVVTGVAAGGATVTASLGGVSTRVPVTVLATDGGGGGGGTWTSISTGQNHSCGVTSTGAGYCWGANMTGELGIGTIGDRRTPTLVAGGITWQHIDGGDDFSCGLATSGDAYCWGYGWHGQLGNGVLGGDRVTAPTRVVGGLKFSRVDAGNTGNYHACALSTSGAAYCWGNNSYGQLGNGQITNPFGSASPVAVVGGRTYTQVSVGRDFTCAIATGGALYCWGDNEVGQLGDGNGGPSVLRPQPVPVAGGRTWQSVATGDSHACGVTTAGEVYCWGQDAFGELGQGTAGITSYVPVRVAANATFTAVGVGTYHSCAVSTSGMPWCWGYNEFGTLGRGTRGSTNPNPTPVPVVGNVAFAGQLQGGYLHTCARSTDGRAFCWGYDGTGELGSEPDSEFCAVPGGEAGCRSTPWAVSAPGTTTATRSTSGLAPSLSRGAAVMDRLTGRLPARRIRFR